The stretch of DNA GCACCCTGGCCCGGATGACGTTCTCGTCGCGGTCGCCGCGGGCCCTGAGAGGGTCGGCGACGGACTCGCCCACGGAGCGGCGCGGGTTGAGCGAGGAGACCGGGTCCTGGAAGACCATCTGAGCCCGGTCCGCGCGGGTCAGGCGGCCCGAAGTGGGTTCCAGCAGGCCGACGAGCATCCGCCCGAGGGTGGTCTTGCCGCTGCCGCTCTCACCGACCACGCCGAATGTCTCGCCCGCGTGGACGGTGAGCGAGACCCCGTCCACGGCTGTCGTCGCCGAGCCGCCCCTGCCGAACACGACGCGGAGGTCCACGGCCTCAGCGATCGGCGAGGAGGGGGCGGGGGTGGTGTCGGTGCTCGCCCCGCCGGGCGTTGGCTCCGTTCCGTCGCGAGGCGCGGGTGCGGACGGGGCCGGAAGGCGGCCCCGGGCCGTTCCCCGCTCCCTGACCGCGTCCACCCTGGGGACGGCGGCCAGCAGTGCCCTGGTGTAGGGCTCGTGGGGCGTGGCCAGCACCTGGGCCACCGGGCCGCGTTCCACCGCGCGACCGTCCCGCATCACCAGGACCTCGTCGACCGATTCAGCGGCGACTCCCACGTCGTGGGTGACGAGCAGGAGCCCCATGCCCGTCTCGTGGCGCAGATCGTGCAGCAGGTCCAGGATCTGGGCCTGGACGGTGACGTCGAGCGCCGTGGTCGGTTCGTCGGCGATCAGCAGCCTCGGCTCGCAGGCGAGCGCCATCGCGATGAGGGCGCGCTGCCGCATTCCGCCGCTGAACTCGTGGGGGTGCGACCTCGCGCGCCTGGCGGCGTCCGGGATGCCGACCCGGTCGAGTACGTCCACGGCGCGGGCGCGCGCGGCCCGCCGTGACGTTTTCACATGGACCCGGTAGACCTCGGCGATCTGGTCGCCGATCGCGTAGAAGGG from Streptomyces tsukubensis encodes:
- a CDS encoding dipeptide ABC transporter ATP-binding protein — translated: MSLVEVKDLSVTFDGSVKAVDGLSFSLEAGAALGVVGESGSGKSASAYALLGLHRGSGAAVGGSISVAGVDVQAASEAELRGLRGKSAAMVFQDPLSSLDPFYAIGDQIAEVYRVHVKTSRRAARARAVDVLDRVGIPDAARRARSHPHEFSGGMRQRALIAMALACEPRLLIADEPTTALDVTVQAQILDLLHDLRHETGMGLLLVTHDVGVAAESVDEVLVMRDGRAVERGPVAQVLATPHEPYTRALLAAVPRVDAVRERGTARGRLPAPSAPAPRDGTEPTPGGASTDTTPAPSSPIAEAVDLRVVFGRGGSATTAVDGVSLTVHAGETFGVVGESGSGKTTLGRMLVGLLEPTSGRLTRADRAQMVFQDPVSSLNPRRSVGESVADPLRARGDRDENVIRARVRDLLERVGLDPAQYDRYPHEFSGGQRQRVGIARALAAEPQLIVCDEAVSALDVTTQSQVTALLGELQRELGLALVFIAHDLAVVRQVSDRVAVMRRGRIVEEGSLESVYGDPQDPYTKQLLAAVPALDPLLAAARREARKELATV